The proteins below come from a single Oncorhynchus keta strain PuntledgeMale-10-30-2019 chromosome 32, Oket_V2, whole genome shotgun sequence genomic window:
- the LOC118365279 gene encoding uncharacterized protein LOC118365279 isoform X1, whose amino-acid sequence MPHFLCAVPHLCLCTNTQKCNRSRCDFSQFLLSSTSLGKHESTLLCLTQLEFSELRRPAKMPENAEAVSATLTTNRNCTIELTNVSTGYCLINPKVYMSSGFCYHPPQPTVRTTKTEVCSFTKDDDTATGAVGVLTYDLFHMQSRVCSERMAIMFSVPYDYNFYKNWLGVGVFEVARACDKQLYNHMYKEKDFSKFVRSEASGSGVEYKAQHVDLRATMSNVGKSIIKVELYDQMGHK is encoded by the exons ATGCCTCATTTTCTGTGTGCCGTGCCACACCTGTGTTTGTGCACGAACACGCAAAAGTGTAATCGGAGTAGATGTGACTTCAGCcaattcctcctctcctccaccagtctggGGAAACACgaatctactctactctgcctgaCACAACTGGAGTTTTCTGAACTTAGAAG ACCAGCCAAGATGCCAGAGAACGCAGAGGCCGTTTCAGCCACTCTAACCACCAACAGGAACTGTACTATAGAGCTCACCAATGTCTCCACCGGTTACTGTCTCATCAACCCCAA GGTGTATATGTCCAGTGGTTTCTGCTACCACCCACCTCAGCCCACCGTCCGCACCACCAAGACAGAGGTGTGCTCCTTCACCAAGGATGACGACACAGCCACGGGCGCCGTGGGGGTCCTGACCTACGACCTTTTCCACATGCAGAGCCGCGTGTGCTCAGAACGCATGGCCATCATGTTCTCTGTGCCCTACGACTACAACTTCTACAAGAACTGGCTGGGGGTGGGCGTCTTCGAGGTGGCACGCGCCTGCGACAAGCAACTCTACAACCACATGTACAAGGAGAAGGACTTCAGCAAGTTTGTCCGATCAGAGGCCAGTGGGTCAGGGGTGGAGTACAAGGCCCAACACGTAGACCTGAGGGCCACCATGTCCAATGTTGGGAAGTCCATCATTAAGGTGGAGCTCTATGATCAAATGGGGCACAAATAA
- the LOC118365279 gene encoding uncharacterized protein LOC118365279 isoform X2, protein MPENAEAVSATLTTNRNCTIELTNVSTGYCLINPKVYMSSGFCYHPPQPTVRTTKTEVCSFTKDDDTATGAVGVLTYDLFHMQSRVCSERMAIMFSVPYDYNFYKNWLGVGVFEVARACDKQLYNHMYKEKDFSKFVRSEASGSGVEYKAQHVDLRATMSNVGKSIIKVELYDQMGHK, encoded by the exons ATGCCAGAGAACGCAGAGGCCGTTTCAGCCACTCTAACCACCAACAGGAACTGTACTATAGAGCTCACCAATGTCTCCACCGGTTACTGTCTCATCAACCCCAA GGTGTATATGTCCAGTGGTTTCTGCTACCACCCACCTCAGCCCACCGTCCGCACCACCAAGACAGAGGTGTGCTCCTTCACCAAGGATGACGACACAGCCACGGGCGCCGTGGGGGTCCTGACCTACGACCTTTTCCACATGCAGAGCCGCGTGTGCTCAGAACGCATGGCCATCATGTTCTCTGTGCCCTACGACTACAACTTCTACAAGAACTGGCTGGGGGTGGGCGTCTTCGAGGTGGCACGCGCCTGCGACAAGCAACTCTACAACCACATGTACAAGGAGAAGGACTTCAGCAAGTTTGTCCGATCAGAGGCCAGTGGGTCAGGGGTGGAGTACAAGGCCCAACACGTAGACCTGAGGGCCACCATGTCCAATGTTGGGAAGTCCATCATTAAGGTGGAGCTCTATGATCAAATGGGGCACAAATAA